The nucleotide window GAATAACCTTTAGGAGAATGTTCACCATAGCCGTTTGATGCAAAACCGGCTGTCACATCAAAGCCCACTTTGCCGGAAGCAATGCAGTAAAGCGCAGCGCCTGCTGCCAAGCCACCAATCACTTGAGAAACGATGTATGGCAGCGCATCTTTAGCAGAAAAACGACCGCCTGCCACTAACCCAAGTGTCACTGCCGGATTAAAATGTCCTCCGGAAATATGGCCTACTGCATAAGCCATGGTTAATACCGTTAGGCCGAATGCAAGGGCAACACCGACATAACCAATACCAAGGTTGACTGAAGCAGCAAAGATTGCGCTACCGCAACCACCAAAAACTAACCAAAATGTACCGAAAAATTCAGCAAAAAGTTTTTTTGACATAATAGACCTCAATATAAATGTTGTTGTCCTTTGATAACATGATGTGTTGCAAATGCAACGGCCTTTAGTCAAAAAAGAGAGCGTTTAGTTCCGAAAATTATTGTAAATGTTATGTAAACCTACTATAGATACGTTTCTGTCAGAAGATATGGCGATTATCTGCTTA belongs to Aggregatibacter sp. 2125159857 and includes:
- the aqpZ gene encoding aquaporin Z; translated protein: MSKKLFAEFFGTFWLVFGGCGSAIFAASVNLGIGYVGVALAFGLTVLTMAYAVGHISGGHFNPAVTLGLVAGGRFSAKDALPYIVSQVIGGLAAGAALYCIASGKVGFDVTAGFASNGYGEHSPKGYSLAAVFLAEVLLTAFFLLIIMGATHKNAPAGFAPIAIGLALTLIHLISIPVSNTSVNPARSTGVALFQGTWAVDQLWLFWVAPIIGGILGGVIYRSLLDKNN